A single genomic interval of Helianthus annuus cultivar XRQ/B chromosome 13, HanXRQr2.0-SUNRISE, whole genome shotgun sequence harbors:
- the LOC110899133 gene encoding heat shock factor protein HSF30 isoform X3 has protein sequence MRWFRGAENGIASLFGIRISFPQICYRSILSIGFRKVDPDRWEFANEGFLGGQRHLLKTIRRRRNVVPLAQPKHEFGPCIEVGQYGIEEELEGLKRDRSVLMAEIVRLRQLQQQSKDKLISMENRLRTTERKQQNMMGFLAKAFSNPEFLQKYMEKYAHREKEQIEVGRKRRLTMTPSVENLQEVGGPDGDIGIESIQDPFLAATVEGDSSSYVGNQDESHDNLWEELLNVDLPVEKHPEEFLDDLDAQKLDWDDDMQELVDQMEYLRGQSVTKRNRSVFHS, from the exons ATGCGGTGGTTTCGTGGAGCAGAGAACGGAATAGCTTCGTTGTTTGGGATTCGCATAAGTTTTCCACAAATCTGCTACCGAAGTATTTTAAGCATA GGCTTCAGGAAAGTGGATCCAGACAGATGGGAATTTGCAAACGAAGGGTTTCTAGGGGGTCAAAGGCATCTGTTGAAGacaataagaagaagaagaaatgtgGTTCCATTGGCCCAACCGAAACATGAATTCGGGCCGTGTATTGAAGTAGGCCAGTACGGGATAGAAGAAGAACTCGAAGGACTTAAAAGGGACCGCAGTGTATTAATGGCGGAAATTGTTAGGCTGCGGCAACTACAGCAACagtcaaaagacaaactcatatcCATGGAAAACAGATTAAGAACCACCGAaagaaaacaacaaaacatgATGGGATTCCTCGCAAAAGCGTTTAGCAACCCCGAGTTCCTCCAGAAGTACATGGAAAAATACGCACACAGAGAAAAGGAACAGATTGAAGTCGGTCGTAAACGGCGGTTGACAATGACACCAAGCGTAGAGAATTTACAAGAAGTCGGTGGACCAGATGGTGATATTGGTATCGAAAGCATACAAGATCCGTTTCTTGCAGCCACCGTTGAAGGTGATTCAAGTAGTTATGTTGGTAATCAAGATGAATCTCATGACAATTTATGGGAAGAACTGTTGAATGTGGATCTGCCGGTCGAAAAACACCCTGAGGAGTTTCTTGATGATCTAGATGCTCAAAAGCTTGATTGGGATGATGATATGCAAGAGTTGGTTGATCAGATGGAATATTTAAG GGGACAAAGTGTTACAAAGAGAAATCGGAGTGTTTTTCATTCTTAA
- the LOC110899133 gene encoding heat shock factor protein HSF30 isoform X2 — MEFNTNLQPKPTVKEEEITFISSATTVTATGSSSSSSSPRPKEGLHEVGPPPFLTKTFDMVEDPATDAVVSWSRERNSFVVWDSHKFSTNLLPKYFKHSNFSSFIRQLNTYGFRKVDPDRWEFANEGFLGGQRHLLKTIRRRRNVVPLAQPKHEFGPCIEVGQYGIEEELEGLKRDRSVLMAEIVRLRQLQQQSKDKLISMENRLRTTERKQQNMMGFLAKAFSNPEFLQKYMEKYAHREKEQIEVGRKRRLTMTPSVENLQEVGGPDGDIGIESIQDPFLAATVEGDSSSYVGNQDESHDNLWEELLNVDLPVEKHPEEFLDDLDAQKLDWDDDMQELVDQMEYLS, encoded by the exons ATGGAGTTCAACACAAACCTACAACCCAAACCAACAGTAAAAGAAGAAGAAATCACATTCATATCGTCCGCAACAACCGTAACCGCTACCGGTTCATCGTCATCGTCTTCTTCACCGCGGCCGAAGGAAGGCCTGCACGAGGTAGGTCCGCCACCGTTCCTCACGAAAACGTTTGATATGGTGGAAGATCCGGCCACCGATGCGGTGGTTTCGTGGAGCAGAGAACGGAATAGCTTCGTTGTTTGGGATTCGCATAAGTTTTCCACAAATCTGCTACCGAAGTATTTTAAGCATAGTAATTTTTCTAGCTTTATTCGCCAGCTTAATACTTAT GGCTTCAGGAAAGTGGATCCAGACAGATGGGAATTTGCAAACGAAGGGTTTCTAGGGGGTCAAAGGCATCTGTTGAAGacaataagaagaagaagaaatgtgGTTCCATTGGCCCAACCGAAACATGAATTCGGGCCGTGTATTGAAGTAGGCCAGTACGGGATAGAAGAAGAACTCGAAGGACTTAAAAGGGACCGCAGTGTATTAATGGCGGAAATTGTTAGGCTGCGGCAACTACAGCAACagtcaaaagacaaactcatatcCATGGAAAACAGATTAAGAACCACCGAaagaaaacaacaaaacatgATGGGATTCCTCGCAAAAGCGTTTAGCAACCCCGAGTTCCTCCAGAAGTACATGGAAAAATACGCACACAGAGAAAAGGAACAGATTGAAGTCGGTCGTAAACGGCGGTTGACAATGACACCAAGCGTAGAGAATTTACAAGAAGTCGGTGGACCAGATGGTGATATTGGTATCGAAAGCATACAAGATCCGTTTCTTGCAGCCACCGTTGAAGGTGATTCAAGTAGTTATGTTGGTAATCAAGATGAATCTCATGACAATTTATGGGAAGAACTGTTGAATGTGGATCTGCCGGTCGAAAAACACCCTGAGGAGTTTCTTGATGATCTAGATGCTCAAAAGCTTGATTGGGATGATGATATGCAAGAGTTGGTTGATCAGATGGAATATTTAAG CTAG
- the LOC110899133 gene encoding heat shock factor protein HSF30 isoform X1, with amino-acid sequence MEFNTNLQPKPTVKEEEITFISSATTVTATGSSSSSSSPRPKEGLHEVGPPPFLTKTFDMVEDPATDAVVSWSRERNSFVVWDSHKFSTNLLPKYFKHSNFSSFIRQLNTYGFRKVDPDRWEFANEGFLGGQRHLLKTIRRRRNVVPLAQPKHEFGPCIEVGQYGIEEELEGLKRDRSVLMAEIVRLRQLQQQSKDKLISMENRLRTTERKQQNMMGFLAKAFSNPEFLQKYMEKYAHREKEQIEVGRKRRLTMTPSVENLQEVGGPDGDIGIESIQDPFLAATVEGDSSSYVGNQDESHDNLWEELLNVDLPVEKHPEEFLDDLDAQKLDWDDDMQELVDQMEYLRGQSVTKRNRSVFHS; translated from the exons ATGGAGTTCAACACAAACCTACAACCCAAACCAACAGTAAAAGAAGAAGAAATCACATTCATATCGTCCGCAACAACCGTAACCGCTACCGGTTCATCGTCATCGTCTTCTTCACCGCGGCCGAAGGAAGGCCTGCACGAGGTAGGTCCGCCACCGTTCCTCACGAAAACGTTTGATATGGTGGAAGATCCGGCCACCGATGCGGTGGTTTCGTGGAGCAGAGAACGGAATAGCTTCGTTGTTTGGGATTCGCATAAGTTTTCCACAAATCTGCTACCGAAGTATTTTAAGCATAGTAATTTTTCTAGCTTTATTCGCCAGCTTAATACTTAT GGCTTCAGGAAAGTGGATCCAGACAGATGGGAATTTGCAAACGAAGGGTTTCTAGGGGGTCAAAGGCATCTGTTGAAGacaataagaagaagaagaaatgtgGTTCCATTGGCCCAACCGAAACATGAATTCGGGCCGTGTATTGAAGTAGGCCAGTACGGGATAGAAGAAGAACTCGAAGGACTTAAAAGGGACCGCAGTGTATTAATGGCGGAAATTGTTAGGCTGCGGCAACTACAGCAACagtcaaaagacaaactcatatcCATGGAAAACAGATTAAGAACCACCGAaagaaaacaacaaaacatgATGGGATTCCTCGCAAAAGCGTTTAGCAACCCCGAGTTCCTCCAGAAGTACATGGAAAAATACGCACACAGAGAAAAGGAACAGATTGAAGTCGGTCGTAAACGGCGGTTGACAATGACACCAAGCGTAGAGAATTTACAAGAAGTCGGTGGACCAGATGGTGATATTGGTATCGAAAGCATACAAGATCCGTTTCTTGCAGCCACCGTTGAAGGTGATTCAAGTAGTTATGTTGGTAATCAAGATGAATCTCATGACAATTTATGGGAAGAACTGTTGAATGTGGATCTGCCGGTCGAAAAACACCCTGAGGAGTTTCTTGATGATCTAGATGCTCAAAAGCTTGATTGGGATGATGATATGCAAGAGTTGGTTGATCAGATGGAATATTTAAG GGGACAAAGTGTTACAAAGAGAAATCGGAGTGTTTTTCATTCTTAA